Genomic DNA from Salvia miltiorrhiza cultivar Shanhuang (shh) chromosome 1, IMPLAD_Smil_shh, whole genome shotgun sequence:
TTAACAAAGAAACACacgtttatttatttattaatctgACACAACTCCTTTGGGCTTTGATCATCGTTTTTACATTACACAAACTTCTTCACAAAATGCAAATCAACCAGAGATATCAATGGCCTTCACTTCCGGCCTCTTCACTTCCTCTTTAGGCACCGTCACAGTCAGCACCCCATTCTCCATCGCCGCCTTCACCTGCTCCAGCTTCGCATTCTCCGGCAGCTTGAAGCGGCGGAGGAACTTCCCGCTGCTCCTCTCCACGCGGTGCCACTTGTCGTTCTTCTCCTCCTGGTCCTTACTTCTCTCCCCACtgatttgcagaatgccgccgtCTTCGACCTCGACCTTGACTTCCTCTTTCTTCAATCCGGGAACATCCACCTTGAAGAGATGGGCCTCCGGCGTCTCCTTCCAGTCGATGCGGGCGCCGGCCACC
This window encodes:
- the LOC131005755 gene encoding 18.2 kDa class I heat shock protein-like; translated protein: MSLIPSFFGSRRSNVFDPFSLDVWDPFEGFNFPSSARETTAVAGARIDWKETPEAHLFKVDVPGLKKEEVKVEVEDGGILQISGERSKDQEEKNDKWHRVERSSGKFLRRFKLPENAKLEQVKAAMENGVLTVTVPKEEVKRPEVKAIDISG